In the Fibrobacter sp. UWEL genome, TCCAGAACATTTCCACCTGAGCCTCAAAACTCGGAACATCCAGAATATTCCAGGACTTCACATTGGCGCGGATTTCATCACCATCAATTTCGCTAGCAAAGTCAGCCATTACGGCCTTGGTAGAATCATCTTCCCAGGATCCGTCCTTTTCGATATCCGCAATAAAACGATCTATGGCGATTTTGATTTCCGTATCGGACCGATTACCCAAAAACAGCAGGTTCAACATCATGAGGCTTGCGTTGGCGTAATCCACATTGTCGTCTTCGCTATCTTCGAATACGCTCAAGTCTTCGCTATACTTGACTGTTGTCGGAAGTTCAAAGGCGGTCATGATTTCCTGGTCAGCCTGTTTCTTTGCGGCATAAACACTATAACCCTTACGGACCAGATACATAGCGCGCTTGTATTCCAGGTGAGTCAACAGGTTTATATTCACCTTGGTGCGAGAATCTGTTTTCAAATCGGTGAGAACGAACAAACTGATGGAATCCTTGGAGTATTCGCCAGTAACCTCATTCCTGTACTGGCCACGAACTTCCACTCCGGCATAGGGAGAAATCAAGTTCACATTGGGAATAACGAAGTCGCCCTTGTTACTGCTGATTTCGTCTTCATAAACCATTCCAGTCGGGTCCAGAGTTTCTTCGGAAAGTTCCCTCAGATAAACCGGGGAGCCAAACTTGAAGGGGCCCTTCTGAGCCACACCCAGGATGGAACGTTTCTTGACCACAAGATTTTCGTCTGTATATTTGTCTTTGTTGAATGAACTACTAGATTTTCCGCTATCGCTCGGAATGACACTTGAGGAACCGGGGGTCACGGAGCTACTGGATTTAGTATTTTCATCAGAATCATCCGATTCGGAGAGGTCGATCCAGGAACCGTTTCTGCAAAGGTAGTCTGTCAGTTTTTCGGCTACATAAACGGTATCGCCTTCGCGCTCGCTAGTACAACGCCCCATTTCAACAAGAGTAGCCACTTCGCGACCATTATCCTCGTTATCCGCCTTTGACGAATTGCCAGAATCATCACCGCAAGCGAACAAAGTCGCAGCACTCAAAATGACGGTACCTACTTTCAGCAAGTTCGTTACGACACGCTTCATTTCCGCATTCTTTTTCCAAGCCATAACAGCCTCCATCGATTAAAATCCTATGGAGTTTTGCCTTGTTCAACAATGTAGTGCGTCAATTCGTATAGAAAGGACGTGGGTCGCGACATTTACCTAAGTGAGGCTCTGCAAAGCCTAAGAACGATAAACGCAAACGACCCACGCCCCGAAAGGGCTGTTGTCCATGGCTTGTACAGCCAAAAGACCAGCTTGAAAAAGCCGGTACGACAAACTGAAACATACTGCAAAAAAGCAGTATGCTTGCGTGAGCGCTTGCCTTGTCCCCGTTCTTTTGAAATTTGCAGATTTCACTTAGAGAACAAGAGCAAAAACTCTATTTTTCATAAAGATAACTTAAAAACGAAGCTTCCGCACAAAAAGTTTACAAAAGCCTTGGTTTTCCATAGTTTTAAGCAAGAGCGGATGGATGGGACAAGCCAGGCATTGCGGGGCGGCGACTGAGCCCCGCAGAGGGGGTAGCGGAAGACCCGGCCGGGTGGGTTTCGGAACTTTATTCCCGAAGGGAATGATTGTAAGGGCGGGGCCGGGGCTGCAGCGAGGGGGAGACTTCCCCCACCCCACCCGCAAGCTTACCGACGAGGAAAAGGCTGAACTGAAGCTGTACAACAAGTTGGCATCTGCCGGCACTCCGCTCACCAAGGGCATGAATGCCGAATACTCCAACATCAACAGCTACGACAGCATCCAGGTTCACGGCGGTTCCGGCTACATGCTGGAATACGCTTGCCAGCGTCTCTACCGCGACGCTCGTATTACCTCCATCTACGAAGGTACTACCCAGCTCCAGGTTGTTGCAGCCCTTCCGCACATCACCACCGGCACCTACACTTCCATGCTCGACGAACTGGAAGCAGCCGCTGTTGCACCGGAATTTGAAAACCTCAAGGCCCGCGCAAAGGCTATGGACGACAAGTTCAAGGCAGCCATCGACTATGTCAAGGCCGCTGAAAACAACGAGTTCCTGGACCTCTGCAGCCGCCGCCTGTACGAAATGGCCGGTAACTGCGTCATGGCTCAGCTCCTTATCCGCGACGCTTCTGCAAACGCAGAACTGTTCGGCAAGAGCGCCAAGGTTTACCTGAACCTTGCTGAAGCAGAAGTGATGAAGCACTCCAACTTCATCATGGACCTGACTGCAGAACAGATCGCTGATTATAAGCAGGCTTAATTGATAACTAAAGCGAGTGAAGCGACTAAATTTATTTAGTCATTTCCGAGCCGGTTATCAAAGCAACGAAGTTGCTTATCGCCGGCCGTCATCCTGAATGAAGTCGCGAAAGCGACGAAGTGAAGGATCCAGCATTTAAAAGACCTCGACTCACATGAGTCGGGGTCTTTCTCGTTTATGCATCAAGTTTCTCTAAAGAGTTTTCTTCATATCGCGCTTTCCATACACGATACGGGTTATCCAAACTTCTGATTCAGCTTCTTTTACAAGATAAAATACCACATAATTTCCAACAGACACAGAACGAACTTCTCTCGAAAGCCACGGTTCTAACGGATATATACGATAGCGTTTAGGCATTATGGAAAGGCCAGTCATGGCCTCACGTAGTCGTAGCGCCATTTTTTCAGCACTCGATTTTGATTTTAGCTCACAACAAATATATGAATAAATATCGCCCAAGTCGCGTTCGGCCTGTTCAGATACAATCACCTTGTAATTCATCAAGCAAACCGCTTACTTAAATCGGAGAACACTTCATCCATCGGCTTTCCACGGCCTTCAACAGCATCGGCATAACCGCGTTCCATTTTTTCTTCGAACACTTCATCCGATTCAATTAAAGGAGCCATGTCTGCCCGTTCCTGTTGATATAGCAAAAATTCGATATATCTCGAAACATCTTCCAAAGAACTTTCCGGAAGAGATTTCACCTGATCAATTACGGTTTCGTAGGACATAAAGACCTCCACCATTCAATATACAATATTATCGGAAACAACACAAGGCACATGCTTTCCTTGTTACCGATAATAGCGGAAGCTCTTTGGAGGCGATAAAGCCTAAGGCAAAAGCCCAACTCCGGGCAACATGTCATTCTGGAGGTTCGAAGTCGAAGGATCCAGCAAAATTAAAAGACCTCGACTCATAGGAGTCGGGGTCTTTTTTCAAAATATTCGCGTTTGATTATCCAAACACGCAGCCCATCAGCAGCACAGAACATACCACAAAAACAAGTACTGTTGCGATACCAAGAATTTTCCACTTGAGGGAAAATTCTTTTTGGTATATGCCCAATCCAACATAGGGAGCAAAGCTCAACAACGCAGGCATGATGTAGCGGAAATCGTTGCTGCAGGCGTAGGGATATTTGTAACGCAGGAAACTCAATGCTGCAAAGAACAGGATTCCCTGAATAAAAAGAATCCAATGGTAAACATCTAGTTTTGTATTCCACCAGCCGCGAATCGCGAATACGATCAAGCCTAGGAATGACACGCTAATGAAGGAAGCCAAGGTCTTACCCAATGCGGTTTCTACAAGTTTGAATTCGCCAAATAGGGAAGATTTGAAGGCATAATTGAAAAAATATTCTCTGCCCAGACCGTCGGCCCATGCGCTGGTGTAAGGCTCCGTTAGGAAAGACTTCAGATCGAAATAAAGATAGTTTCCGGCTTCGTTCCCGACTTTCAAACCCGAGTGCAGACTGTTTGCGTTGGAAACCAGGCCTCCTTCGCCCATTATTTTTTCGAAGGCCAATCCAACAAAGATTAGAAGTAATAAAATCCAGCTTGTGATTTCTGGTTTGGTTGGTGTAATTTTTTCTGGCGAACGATTTTTGAGATAGCCTGCAACAGCCATCAGTATTACAAGTGCCAAAGAGATAAAACCTGTGGATTTTGTCCAGATTGCAAGAGCCGCACAAACCACGGCGAAAACAAGGGACGAACCTTTCCTATACCTAATGTAATTGAAGCCCGAAAGCAGGCAAAGAACATGCAGTGCAATGAACATCTGGTCGTTCCCGATTCTTGGAGCGACTAAAAGCAAGGTTGGCCACACCGTCCAAAGGGCTGCGGCAACAATCAGACTTTTGCCATCCACAAGACTCTTTAAAAATGCAAGACCGCAAATCAATACGAGAATTGAAAGCGCCAAACTAAATAGCTGAACGCCTGCACTTGAAGTAAATCCTAGCAGGCTACTTACGATAAGCGAAGGTACCGCCATCGTGTAATAAACAGGTGGATGGTAACAGGTCCAACATTCGTCCGCTGCAGGAATCGCAAGGTTATCCGCAATATACTGAATGTACGCCAAATGACCTTCCACATCATTTGCAAATTGAGTGTAGGGCAGGGCGCTGAACATGGCAAATCGCAGGAATACTCCGAACACGATACAGAACAATAAAAATGAATGCCACTTGCGGCGTTTGCATAAGGATGCAAGCGTCAATCCCGCAAGGATTGCAATCACGATTTCCATGGCGTCCGTAAAGCCTGTCCCCTTAGGAAAAACATTGATTCCTCCGGGCCCGCCGCCATTTTTCAGGGAAAGTTCATAAGTCGTTCTAGGGCCAACGCGGTGGGGCGCGGTAACAGAATCTGTCAGCACAAATCCCTTGCTGTAATTGCATCTGCCAGAATAATCCGACAGGGGAATGTCTGTGCCGTTAATCGTTAGCGATTCTGCGCAATCATCGGGGATGATGTTCAGGTCATAGTGAAGATTTAGCGGATTTGAGATGATAAAGCTAACGCGAAAAATTTCGCCTTGATTCATTTTTCTGGAAATCGGCAGCGATGTCTTTTCGTCGTTTTCTCCTTGGTGAAGAATCACGCTCTCCACACGGATTTGCCCGTATTGCAAAAATGCGAAACACGCAAGAACGCCGACGATGCAACGAAATTCAAAATTTCCTAGAATTTTCTTAAGCACTTTTTTCATTTCTTTTTGCCTTCGTGGTATTCTTCTTCGGTATTGACATTCCAAAGATCCGATTTGTCAACGGAGCCTTCGCGAATACACTTTACAGTTTCCATGGCAGTCAGCATACTGTGATCCATGTTGTTGTATTTGTGCATGCCGTTACGGCCCATCAGGAACAGGTTTTCGATGTTGTCCAGATATTCGCGAATCTTATGGAATTCGCCATAGGTTCCGAAGTAGGCCGGATAAGCCTTCTTGACGCGGAATACAACGGAATCGCGAACTGACTCCGGCTTTGACACATGAATCCTGTCCAGTTCTGCAATGGCAAACTGGATGAAGTCGGCATCGGGCATTGTCCACATTTCGTCGCCTTCGTTAACGAAATATTCCAGGCCAATCCAGACCTTGGATGGATCACTAACTAGATATGGACTCCAGTTGTTGAACACCTGAATGCGACCCAGCTTTACATCGCTTTCCTGAACATAAATCCAGTTGTCTTTTACATTTCCTGTTTCAAGTTTATCCAGCAGCAGGCCGACGGTCATAAAATCCCGATAGACGAGTCCTTCCGCAACCCGTTTTACTTCGGCGGGAACAGAAGTCTTGGGCTGATCCATGGCGGTCACCAGTTCCTTCACGGGCATGGAGCTTAGGAAATAGTCGCATGGAATTGTCTTGACGCCTTGACCGTAGTCAACGGCGACACTCACCACGCGGTTCTCAATCCGATTTACTCCCACAACCTTTGCGTTCATCACAATTTCACCGCCCATGTCAAGGATTTTCTGGGCGACGGTTTCCCAAAGCTGGCCAGGCCCAAGTTTTGGATATAGGAACTGGCCGATTAAACTTGTTTCGGTATTTTTCTGACGGAATTTATCTGCGCTATCCCTATCAATGGCGTGTCTATTACTTTTGAAAAATTGCTTTACCGCATGAACCACAGTCTTTGTAATGGAAAGTCCTTTAATTCGCTGGCCGCCCCATTCCGGGCTGATTTTATTGCAGGGAACACCCCAGAGCTTTTCGGTGTAGTCCCTAAAAAAGGTTCTATAAAGTTCAACGCCGAAACGGTTGATCATAAAATCTTCTAGACTCTTTTCGGAACGGGCAGGAAG is a window encoding:
- a CDS encoding acyl-CoA dehydrogenase family protein, with translation MIVRAGPGLQRGGDFPHPTRKLTDEEKAELKLYNKLASAGTPLTKGMNAEYSNINSYDSIQVHGGSGYMLEYACQRLYRDARITSIYEGTTQLQVVAALPHITTGTYTSMLDELEAAAVAPEFENLKARAKAMDDKFKAAIDYVKAAENNEFLDLCSRRLYEMAGNCVMAQLLIRDASANAELFGKSAKVYLNLAEAEVMKHSNFIMDLTAEQIADYKQA
- a CDS encoding type II toxin-antitoxin system RelE/ParE family toxin, which produces MNYKVIVSEQAERDLGDIYSYICCELKSKSSAEKMALRLREAMTGLSIMPKRYRIYPLEPWLSREVRSVSVGNYVVFYLVKEAESEVWITRIVYGKRDMKKTL
- a CDS encoding glycosyltransferase family 39 protein; protein product: MKKVLKKILGNFEFRCIVGVLACFAFLQYGQIRVESVILHQGENDEKTSLPISRKMNQGEIFRVSFIISNPLNLHYDLNIIPDDCAESLTINGTDIPLSDYSGRCNYSKGFVLTDSVTAPHRVGPRTTYELSLKNGGGPGGINVFPKGTGFTDAMEIVIAILAGLTLASLCKRRKWHSFLLFCIVFGVFLRFAMFSALPYTQFANDVEGHLAYIQYIADNLAIPAADECWTCYHPPVYYTMAVPSLIVSSLLGFTSSAGVQLFSLALSILVLICGLAFLKSLVDGKSLIVAAALWTVWPTLLLVAPRIGNDQMFIALHVLCLLSGFNYIRYRKGSSLVFAVVCAALAIWTKSTGFISLALVILMAVAGYLKNRSPEKITPTKPEITSWILLLLIFVGLAFEKIMGEGGLVSNANSLHSGLKVGNEAGNYLYFDLKSFLTEPYTSAWADGLGREYFFNYAFKSSLFGEFKLVETALGKTLASFISVSFLGLIVFAIRGWWNTKLDVYHWILFIQGILFFAALSFLRYKYPYACSNDFRYIMPALLSFAPYVGLGIYQKEFSLKWKILGIATVLVFVVCSVLLMGCVFG
- a CDS encoding NAD(P)/FAD-dependent oxidoreductase — encoded protein: MTTENESQKIAIIAGAGPAGLTAALELLRTTNVKPVIFEAENTIGGISRTACYKGNRMDIGGHRFFSKSDAVMDWWLNILPLESKDGPHPEKDDLVMLCRSRLSRILFLRKLFDYPVTLNGNTIRGLGFWRMMKIGLSYLKVQLLPARSEKSLEDFMINRFGVELYRTFFRDYTEKLWGVPCNKISPEWGGQRIKGLSITKTVVHAVKQFFKSNRHAIDRDSADKFRQKNTETSLIGQFLYPKLGPGQLWETVAQKILDMGGEIVMNAKVVGVNRIENRVVSVAVDYGQGVKTIPCDYFLSSMPVKELVTAMDQPKTSVPAEVKRVAEGLVYRDFMTVGLLLDKLETGNVKDNWIYVQESDVKLGRIQVFNNWSPYLVSDPSKVWIGLEYFVNEGDEMWTMPDADFIQFAIAELDRIHVSKPESVRDSVVFRVKKAYPAYFGTYGEFHKIREYLDNIENLFLMGRNGMHKYNNMDHSMLTAMETVKCIREGSVDKSDLWNVNTEEEYHEGKKK